Proteins encoded within one genomic window of Etheostoma cragini isolate CJK2018 chromosome 21, CSU_Ecrag_1.0, whole genome shotgun sequence:
- the LOC117937410 gene encoding urotensin-2 receptor: protein MTNKTIHLDTSPQRDGGSGTVDHELVITSTFGTLLSVVYIIGVSGNVYTLVVMCHSIRFATSMYISIINLALADLLYLSTIPFVVSTYFLKDWYFGDVGCRILLSLDLLTMHASIFTLTVMCTERYLAVTKPLDTVRRSKSYRKALAWGVWLLSLVLTVPMMVMVAQTTKSTPEGGVKRMCAPTWAPLAYKVYVTVLFGTSIMAPGLIIGYLYVKLARTYLESQRNSVISNRGGKRSPKQKVLIMIFTIVLVFWACFLPFWIWQLLSLYHTKPLNLASHTHTCINYLVASLTYSNSCINPFLYTLLTKNYREYLKNRHRSFYRYTSKFKQRPPSLYSWGKSASSSNHFEFNSETLVMGTLR, encoded by the coding sequence ATGACTAACAAGACTATCCATTTAGACACGAGTCCGCAGCGGGACGGCGGCTCCGGGACTGTGGACCATGAACTCGTTATCACGTCCACTTTCGGGACGCTTCTCTCCGTCGTCTACATCATCGGGGTGTCCGGGAACGTGTACACGCTGGTGGTGATGTGTCACTCGATCCGCTTCGCCACGTCCATGTACATCTCCATCATCAACCTGGCGCTGGCGGACCTGCTCTACCTCTCCACCATCCCCTTCGTGGTGTCCACCTACTTCCTAAAGGACTGGTACTTCGGGGACGTGGGCTGCCGCATCCTGCTCAGCCTGGACCTCCTCACCATGCACGCGAGCATCTTCACGCTGACCGTGATGTGCACGGAGCGCTACCTGGCCGTCACCAAGCCGCTGGACACGGTGAGACGCTCCAAGAGTTACCGCAAGGCTCTGGCGTGGGGCGTGTGGCTGCTCTCCCTGGTCCTCACCGTGCCCATGATGGTCATGGTCGCGCAGACCACCAAGAGCACGCCAGAGGGGGGTGTGAAGAGGATGTGCGCACCCACCTGGGCGCCCCTGGCTTATAAAGTGTACGTGACAGTCCTATTTGGCACCAGCATCATGGCACCGGGGCTCATTATCGGATACCTGTACGTCAAGTTAGCCCGCACTTATCTGGAGTCTCAGCGCAACTCTGTGATCAGCAACAGGGGGGGCAAGCGCTCCCCGAAGCAGAAAGTACTGATCATGATCTTCACCATCGTGCTGGTGTTCTGGGCGTGCTTTCTGCCCTTCTGGATCTGGCAGCTGCTGTCTCTTTACCACACCAAGCCCCTGAATCTGGCGTCGCACACGCACACCTGCATCAACTACCTGGTGGCGAGCCTCACGTACAGCAACAGCTGCATCAACCCGTTCCTGTACACGCTGCTCACCAAGAACTACAGGGAGTACCTGAAGAACAGGCACAGGAGCTTCTATAGGTACACGTCCAAGTTTAAGCAGCGGCCGCCCAGCCTCTACTCCTGGGGGAAGTCCGCGTCCTCCAGCAATCACTTTGAGTTCAACTCCGAGACGCTGGTCATGGGGACACTGAGGTGA